The following are from one region of the Salvia splendens isolate huo1 chromosome 2, SspV2, whole genome shotgun sequence genome:
- the LOC121777663 gene encoding uncharacterized protein LOC121777663 — MVDDLEQLLHVRITSQVTKSPIFVSVVYGKCSRRGRYPLWNKLREIAGEMDGKPWLIGGDFNTLRLETERNGSSNNRYREMLDFVEVIEDCQLLDPGFDSPEFSGARGDLRERLDRVLIGEGWSTAYEITRVTHLPRVSSDHGPLLIRCNVWAQPTRPPFRFQNMWCRHPMFGVEVAKAWDSDTGFRGMRNLQLKLTRLKGMLKKWNKEVFGNIHNNLRRTEQNAVRDQTAFDADPSPSNRALKNKSSAEYILQVKMEEDFWRQNATITWASEGE; from the coding sequence ATGGTGGATGATTTGGAGCAGCTTCTTCATGTCCGCATCACTTCCCAGGTCACTAAATCTCCTATCTTTGTATCGGTGGTTTACGGCAAATGCTCTCGAAGAGGCAGATATCCTCTCTGGAACAAACTCAGAGAAATCGCCGGGGAAATGGACGGGAAACCATGGCTAATAGGGGGAGATTTCAACACCCTGAGATTAGAAACAGAGAGAAACGGAAGCTCAAACAACCGATACAGAGAAATGCTGGACTTTGTGGAGGTCATTGAAGACTGCCAACTGTTGGACCCGGGTTTTGACAGTCCAGAATTCTCAGGGGCCAGAGGAGACCTCAGGGAGAGACTGGATAGGGTCCTCATTGGGGAAGGCTGGTCTACCGCTTATGAGATCACTCGAGTCACGCATCTTCCTCGGGTATCTTCTGATCATGGCCCTCTCTTAATTAGATGCAATGTTTGGGCGCAGCCCACCCGTCCTCCTTTCAGGTTTCAAAATATGTGGTGCCGACACCCGATGTTCGGGGTGGAAGTTGCGAAGGCATGGGATTCAGACACCGGCTTCCGAGGGATGCGGAATCTCCAACTTAAACTCACGAGGCTAAAAGGAATGCTGAAAAAGTGGAATAAAGAGGTGTTTGGAAACATTCATAATAATCTTCGGAGAACAGAACAAAATGCAGTTAGGGATCAAACGGCCTTCGATGCAGACCCCTCACCTTCCAACCGAgctctaaaaaataaaagttcgGCAGAGTACATACTTCAAGTgaaaatggaggaagatttttggagGCAAAATGCAACA
- the LOC121768307 gene encoding trihelix transcription factor GT-3b-like isoform X1: MDHHHQQLHQLYSESVGGSDRFPQWSIQETRDFLVIRAELDPNFMETKRNKMLWEMISTRMKEKGYSRSAEQCKCKWKNLVTRYKGCETMETEAMRQQFQFYNELQMIFATRMQRMLWLEAEGSGTASKKKKAAQLSSDEEEEGEEEESDGQKGHKKKMKKSKSNPNSSNSVVAGVREMMDEFMKQQMQMEVQWMKAYEAREEERRIKEMEWRQTMEALENERMMMEKRWREREEQRKVREEARAEKRDALVTALLNKLRREDSSNMDCTSLEISWERSQKMILSC; this comes from the exons ATGGATCACCACCATCAGCAGCTCCACCAGCTATACTCGGAATCCGTCGGAGGCAGCGACAGGTTTCCGCAATGGAGCATTCAGGAAACCCGCGATTTCTTGGTTATCCGGGCCGAGCTCGACCCGAATTTCATGGAGACGAAGCGTAATAAGATGCTTTGGGAGATGATTTCGACCCGGATGAAAGAAAAAGGCTATAGCAGAAGCGCGGAGCAGTGCAAGTGCAAATGGAAAAACCTCGTCACCAGATACAAG GGATGTGAGACGATGGAGACGGAGGCGATGAGGCAGCAGTTCCAGTTCTACAACGAGCTGCAGATGATATTCGCGACGAGGATGCAGAGAATGCTGTGGCTGGAGGCGGAGGGGAGCGGGACGGcctcgaagaagaagaaggcggCGCAGCTGTCgtcggacgaggaggaggagggggaggaggaggagagcgATGGGCAAAAGGGTCAtaaaaagaagatgaaaaaaTCGAAGAGCAATCCGAATTCGAGTAATTCGGTGGTGGCGGGAGTGAGGGAGATGATGGATGAATTCATGAAGCAGCAGATGCAGATGGAGGTGCAGTGGATGAAGGCGTACGAGGCGCGGGAGGAGGAGCGGAGGATCAAGGAGATGGAGTGGCGGCAGACGATGGAGGCGTTGGAGAATGAGAGGATGATGATGGAGAAGAggtggagggagagggaggagcAAAGGAAGGTGAGGGAGGAGGCTAGAGCTGAGAAAAGGGATGCTCTTGTTACAGCTCTATTGAACAAGCTTAGAAGAGAAGATAGTAGTAACAT GGATTGCACGAGTCTTGAAATTTCTTGGGAGAGAAGTCAGAAAATGATACTATCGTGTTAA
- the LOC121768307 gene encoding trihelix transcription factor GT-3b-like isoform X2: MDHHHQQLHQLYSESVGGSDRFPQWSIQETRDFLVIRAELDPNFMETKRNKMLWEMISTRMKEKGYSRSAEQCKCKWKNLVTRYKGCETMETEAMRQQFQFYNELQMIFATRMQRMLWLEAEGSGTASKKKKAAQLSSDEEEEGEEEESDGQKGHKKKMKKSKSNPNSSNSVVAGVREMMDEFMKQQMQMEVQWMKAYEAREEERRIKEMEWRQTMEALENERMMMEKRWREREEQRKVREEARAEKRDALVTALLNKLRREDSSNMAERALS, from the exons ATGGATCACCACCATCAGCAGCTCCACCAGCTATACTCGGAATCCGTCGGAGGCAGCGACAGGTTTCCGCAATGGAGCATTCAGGAAACCCGCGATTTCTTGGTTATCCGGGCCGAGCTCGACCCGAATTTCATGGAGACGAAGCGTAATAAGATGCTTTGGGAGATGATTTCGACCCGGATGAAAGAAAAAGGCTATAGCAGAAGCGCGGAGCAGTGCAAGTGCAAATGGAAAAACCTCGTCACCAGATACAAG GGATGTGAGACGATGGAGACGGAGGCGATGAGGCAGCAGTTCCAGTTCTACAACGAGCTGCAGATGATATTCGCGACGAGGATGCAGAGAATGCTGTGGCTGGAGGCGGAGGGGAGCGGGACGGcctcgaagaagaagaaggcggCGCAGCTGTCgtcggacgaggaggaggagggggaggaggaggagagcgATGGGCAAAAGGGTCAtaaaaagaagatgaaaaaaTCGAAGAGCAATCCGAATTCGAGTAATTCGGTGGTGGCGGGAGTGAGGGAGATGATGGATGAATTCATGAAGCAGCAGATGCAGATGGAGGTGCAGTGGATGAAGGCGTACGAGGCGCGGGAGGAGGAGCGGAGGATCAAGGAGATGGAGTGGCGGCAGACGATGGAGGCGTTGGAGAATGAGAGGATGATGATGGAGAAGAggtggagggagagggaggagcAAAGGAAGGTGAGGGAGGAGGCTAGAGCTGAGAAAAGGGATGCTCTTGTTACAGCTCTATTGAACAAGCTTAGAAGAGAAGATAGTAGTAACAT GGCGGAGAGAGCACTAAGCTAG